Part of the Kwoniella shivajii chromosome 1, complete sequence genome, tgatgaaCCCTGTTTATGGTATGTACCTTCTGTTCGAGAGTGAGGAATGTCGCATGTCCTGGGTTATCAGGATATCTGAACCATacaaggatggaaaggagaATGGAACTACCACCAGTTACGATCATGAACAACTTCCAAGGTGACACCTTGCTTTCGCTCCACAAAAGCCCATATGAGATGAATGCGGCACATAGAGGTGCTAGAGCTGATGTTAACCATAAGACAGGTTGAAGAACAGATTGCTCGTGTCGATCAAAGAACATCCCAATGGTCATTTCCATAGCTGGAACAACAACAGATTCAGCCGCTCCAAGTGCTAATCGAAGGACCACTAGTCCGGCATAACGGGTAGCGACACAATGAAGAAAGACAGTTACACCCCAAAAGAATACCAACCCAGCAACGAATCTAGCCAAAGGAAGTCGTTGCATCAAATAATGACCAGGCCATTGAAAGGCGAGATAACCTTAACAAGCGAGTCAGCATGGAAAGCTCAGTCAACATGGAGGTTCTCACCACTCACCAACATAAAAGAATGTTCCTAGATTGTTATATTGAGCCTTTGTGATCTTTGTCTCTTCAAATAGTCCAAGAATAGCAGCATATCCTAGAGTGGATTTGTCGATCTGGATCTCGTTATCAGCAATGTAATATTCTCGAGTAATTCAACACTTACAAAGAGCAGTAAATTGATGGCAGATAATAAACCCATAACATGTAGGTATAATTTCCACttcaatcttttctccttttcagaTGTCAAAGGGCCAAATTCAGCCCCGTGAGCCTCGACCAAACGAAGAGTCTCATCGGCGTATTTCTCGCTCACTGCAATGGTCTTGAAAGTACCATTTTGCCCATTGATAGGATCTTCGTACTTTGCCTCGTCAGGTGTCACAGGTGAACACATTTTTCCTTATGGTTCGCTTGACGAAAATTTTTGAGGGTGGGAGGATTAAGTCTCAGCATCTTGCTTGTAGATGGCTTATATCTATTATACATCGTTCGATCTGATTCTGGGGATCTTGGGGAATCCTGGAAAAAATATTTCATATTTTATGATGATGTGCTATACAGTCATGCACGCCATCAGGAACCGTGTGAACGAAGCTGAAAGCATTCTCGGTAATTGTCAGTGAGCCGTTTGCGGTTATCATGCACTTCAGAGATACTCATGACTCGATGATCAAAGGGCGATTACATCCATTACCAGTAGGTAAAAACCGAGGGATTCCGAGAATTGAGCACTCGTTGATGTATTCAATTGATCACGACATAAAAGGTGATAATGCCTGCTTTTTATAACATGACTAACGCACTCAAATGATTTCAGAACTGTCTGGCAGTATTTAAGCATAAGTCGAGACTTTTACAAAACATCTGAATTATCAGATCTTGTCTTCTCGTAGAGTACTTACTTCAGGTACATGATCGAGTACGTCGTAGATCTCGCTTATTTGGTTCCATGAGAAAATCATATATGACGGCCGCGCTACGAAGCGGCAAAAGCGGAACTCGCTAAGGCGGGAAGTCCAATTCTGCTTTAAGAGCAAGCTcggtgaatgatgaagagattatagaagagaaatacaCAAGTTCATTAAAAGTGTAAGGCTCGCAAATTCAGGAGTTGCAGCAGACGCCAAGAGAAGATAGTTGGATGAGCACTGAGCGATGGTTCGCGCTGTGGTATCGTGGGCTTGAGAAACGCTCTGTCTATGCTGAAGTTTGTATCCTGGCCTCAACACCAGGTGACAAAGCATGCATTAGACACTGTTCATTCTATCGATTTCTATATTAGGGTTTCTATCATACTTCGAGCCTTCAAGCCTTACTTTGGATTAAATCAAAATTCCCTTTATCCCATTTACCACCGGAGGAGATCTTGACGGATCCAGCCCATTCAGGTCCTTTACCAACTGGAATATCCACTGTCACCTCCCCTTCTAATTGATATTCTCTAACTTCAAGCTTGACTTTGGCGTACTCGTAATCGGGAACAGTGATGTCTTCTGGACCAAGAAGGATTACAGAGTTTGGTCTAACGAAAACAGGGATAATATCGAGAGGAACATCTTTTGTAACATATTTGGGTCCCTCAACGATTTCTCCGGTCCAGAAACAAGTCCATTTGCCTTTGGGAATGTAATACGTAGTTGTAGCATCATGGAAGACTGGAGCGACGAGAAGTGAATCTCCAAGCATACTAACGAAATCGTCAGATCGGCCAGCCTTGGCCCAAAGTAAATGTACTCACTATTGTCGATCAAGATATGCGGTTGCTGGATCTTCTGGGAATTCCAATATCATACTTCGCATGACCGGAACACCTGTCTCGTGAGCTTTGATAGACTATCAATGTCAGCAAGGAGCAACAACTCttctactcacttgagcaTAAAGATAAGGCATAAGTCGGAGCTTGGCCTTGATCATTTTAGACGTAATGGCTACTGCTTCGTCTCCGTAGTTCCATGGTACACGATAAGATGAAGATCCATGTAATCGAGACTATACGTAAGCGACGAATCATACCATACAGCGACGTACGTGTGAGGAGAATAAGCCAAATGCAATCCATCGACTGAAGATTTTCTCATCCGGGTGTCCCTCGAAACCTCCGATATCATGAGACCTGTCAACCGCATTAGCTCGTCAGGTCAGATCACGGGCTTGAGGTTCCGGGTTGACATACCAGAAtgaaaatccagatgatgaaagacTCAGTCCACCACGCATGGTTTCGGCCATCGCTTCATAAGAACTCTCACAATCTCCACCCCAATGAACAGGATAACGTTGACCACCAGCAGTTGCAGATCTAGCAAAAAGGGCAGCTTCATGATCTCCAAATTTGTCCTTGATAACGTCGAATACACATTTGTTGTATATCTGAGCGTAGTAATTGTGCATCTTCCATggatctgatccatcatgGTAGACTACATCCAAATGAGGGATACGCTCTCCGAAATCTGTCTTAATGGTATCGACACCGGTATCGAGGAGAGTTCTGATTAACCCAGCATACCACTTGTAGGCTTCGGGATTGGTGAAGTCAATCAGACCCATACCTATAGTAAAGCATCAGAATTTGTATACTCATGCAGAAGATCGTGTAATGCTTACCGGCTTGCCAGTGATCCCATTGCCAAACATCACCATTTGTTCGCTTGATTAAGTATCCTTTTTCTGCCCCAATCCGGAAAGTTTCTGATCTTTGACTGATATACGGGTTAACCCATGCGCAGACCTGAACATTTAGCTTATCTTCTTATCACTTAAAGACTTACTTTAACGTTATAGTCCCGCTTGATATCTGCTAGATATTGCTTGGGATCAGGGAAAGCCTCTGGATCCCAAGAAAAGGAACACCAATCATATCGCTTCATCCAGAAGCAATCAAGGTGGAATACTCGGACTGGGCAGTTACgttctttcattcctttcaacATGCTTGAAACTGTCTCTTGATCGTACGATGTGGTAAATGATGTGGAAAGGTAGAGACCGAAACTCCAGGCCGGTGGGAGACTATGAAATTTGTAAGCTAACGATCTCACTCGGAATCAATGATATTTACGCTGGTAAACCTGTCAACTTTACATAGTTCCTCAAAGCCGCTTTCATGGAACCACCACCAATAACGAAGTATTCGAGCTTTTCCCCTCGTACGCTGAAACCAAGTTTGGAAGATTTTTCCCTTCCAACCTcgaattcaacttcttcaggATGGTTGACCAAAACACCATATCCTTTAGATGAGAGATAGAAAGGGATATTCTTGTAAGCTTGTTCTGATGAAGTTCCACCGTCCGAGTTCCAAATACTGATATTTTGACCATTCTTGACAAAAGGTCCGAATCTTTCACCCAGGCCGTAGATGGTCTCACCAACGCCAAGAGCCATCTCATTCAACATGTAGCGAACCCAACCTCCAGAGGCCGTTTGGGCCGTGGTCACGTAGTCGCTTCTTGGGAGAGCGTCGTGGACGTTCCCCAGGAGTGATTGAGCAGAAGCTTGGCTTAAGGTGAGATGATGGGGCATATCGACAGCAGCTTGACCTTTAGGTTGTGTTGATGTCAGAACCTTGTCTCCGTCACGGAAGGTCAAACCGTACGACCACGGTGCAGTATTTAGATCGACCGATAGATTTCCAGaggtgaatttgattttatcGTCCTTTTTGGATATACTGGTTTTGGGAGTCGCCGGAGCTCCATCCGGAAACAGCTCAAAATCAGGTCCACGGTGTCGAACACCCTTTGGTTCACGTAAGCTCATGATCCCTTGCTTGTGAGATTGGTAGTATCTAGCAAAGAACACCCAAAGCGAGACCTACAGTGTGATGTTCAATCCGGACCTTCAGAATGTCATCGGCAGGTGAACTGATGGAGACAGTAAGCAGTGAGGCTTAGCATGTCCGTCAGCGCATGATCAACGAGGCTATACAATACTTACCGTTAAGGGTGTCTCCCCGAGAAGCGATATGCTTAGGAGATACAAGAACCTCCAGCTCTTTGTCCGTTTCTTTCAGTGTCTCTATCACTTCCACACCGCCAAGGAAAGTTTGACCAACAGGTCGATTCCAGCTGTACCAAACGCGTCAGATCACAGGACGTAAACGATCGCACGAACACTCACAGTCCATCTATGAATCTCATACTTGCAGCCTATTTTACGTTGGTTTTCACGATAGTGTTCGCTGCTAGAAAGTAATTGCAATTGGGAGTTgcatttcaccttctgaatTCTTAGAACCAGATACGCCGAACATATCCGGTTTCGAAAGTGTGATGACGATAAAAATAATAGCCGAACATATCTTGAAGAACAAGCCGATGGACGGACGGTCTATACATGATCCGTGAATTGGCGCAAAGACAAAGACGAACAAAACAGTTGTGATCGACCTTTTACGGATATCAACGTTACCCCACGGCGATCCCCGGAGGGAATGTTCAGCCGGCCCGGAAGCGGAGCCGGGGATCACGCGGTGCCCATTATTGATGTTTTGGCGCCTTCACCCAGTCCCAACGAGAAAAGCCGAGAATACGATACCTCAAACATCGCAGGTAATGCGACTTGATTCGATTGGCATGCATACCacccttctttcactttcacgGTATTACCCTTGATGTATTAGCCGAGAGCCGTGAAGGGCCCGTGCTTAATTTCCCGGGCAAGAATATATACGAGAAGAAAGCGGGGCAAACTAAGCTTTTCCCCTCCCTTCGTTCAACTCCAAAGTATATTCACAACAAGATCGATCCATCACGATGGCATCCAACGAGTACAGTGGTGCCCCCAACGTTGTAGTCGCCAACAATGACGAACTATTGACAAAAATCGACCATCAAGTTCTCAAAGATGCCGCGAAGGCAGATGAGGCTGAACACAAGATTTCCTTGGCCGATGCATTCCGCACGCATAAGAAAGTGAGCTCATGTTGTGTGGCAGCGAAAAGCCCACGTACTGATCTTTTAAAATCAACAGGCAATCCTGTGGAGTATGGCATTGAGTGGTGCTTTGATCATGGAAGGTTATGACGTTGTCGTCATTGGTTCTTGTATGTGTTGTTCGCAGGCAAATTAGCATACCAGTCCCAGCCGCTGAATACCTTTTTTATAGTTTACGGTCATCCTGCTTTCCTGAAACGATTCGGTGTTCCTGTACCTCTCAGTGTTTCTGAGAACGGTTATGTTATTCCTGCAGATTGGCAATCAGCCCTCAGTAACGGATCCTCTGCTGGTGGTATCATCGGTTTACTCATTAACGGTTGGGCGTCCGATCGATTTGGTCCTAAGAGGGTCATGATGGTCGCCATCGTTGCCCTCACATGCTTCATTTTCGTCATGGTTTTCGCAAATTCTTTGGGTATGTTGGTCGCTGCTGAGGTGTTGTGTGGTATCCCATGGGGTAAGTcaaatgagatgatgatcaatggCCTCGCTGACTCCAATTTAGGTATTTTCCAAACTCTTACAACTGCCTATGCTTCCGAGGTTTGCCCAATTCAACTTCGAGGTTATCTTACTGCCTATGTCAACCTTTGTTGGGGAGTGGGTATTTTGCTCTCTTCCGGTGTCGTCAAAGCTACCGTGCCAATCGCAAGTGACTGGTCTTGGCGTATTCCATTCGTTGTTCAGTCAGTTCACCTCTCTATCCGTCTGCCTATCTGTGGTGACTAATCGTGCATGTGTAGATGGGTCTGGGTCATCCCACTTTTCCTCATCGTTTGTTTCTCACCTCACTCTCCATGGTGGCTTGTCCGACAGGGCAGATtagaagaagcagaagacaCTTTGATTAAATTGACCAACCCTGAATACTTTTCCCGAGAAGATGCAAAGAATACTGTCGCCATGATGATCCACACCAATGAGCTCGAAAAGCAAGTATCAGCTGGTACTTCATACATTGACTGTTTCCGAGGAATCGATCGTCGAAGGACCGAGGTCACCATGTGAGTCTTGCTATTCGTCATCAACAATACTTTACTGACCTGATTATCTACTAGGATGGTGTTCGCAATGCAATTGCTATCTGGTCAAAACCTTATCGGTCAAGGTGTTCAATTCTTGCAAACAGCTGGTATCTCTACTAACCTCGCATTCAGTTTGAATATGGTGTAAGTCAGCTTCGTGGTGATTGTAGTCAGCCGATCGATTTCCACTGACCTTTGTCTCGATAGCTTGAACTCGATGTTTATCATTGGAACATTCTTCTCTTGGGGTCTTTTGAGAATTATGGGTCGGAGAACTATCTACTTCTTCGGAATGGCGACAATGGCTACAATGCTTGTCGTTATCGGTGGTTTGGGCTTCGCACACAGTAACGGTGCTGTGTACACCATTGGAGGTCTTCTTATTGGTCTCAATTTCATATATAACGCTTCCCTTGGTCCAGTCTGTTACACCTTGATCGGTGAACTTTCTTCCACTCGATTAAGACAAAAATCAGTTGCCTTATCCCGTATAGCTTACCAGGTGTGTTTGGTCACCCTCACGTTGATTCGATATTCATTGCTCATCATTGTGTCCACACAGATCATGAACATCATTTGTGGTATCATCGTACCTCGAATGCTCAGTCCTACTGCTTGGAATTGGGGCGCCAAAAGTGGTCTTGTGAGTTATTAATTCGCATTCGCACTCGTTCATTGGCTGATACAGTATTCCCCTTCTCTAGTTCTGGGCTGGAAGTGCTGGTCTTTGTACGGCATACATCTTCTTGCGTCTTCCTGAAACCAAGCATCGAGCATATGGTGAACTCGATGTATTGTTTGAACAAGGAGTCCCCGCTTGGAGGTTCAAAGGTACCAAAGTCGATCGTAAGTTGGGTTCTGTATCGATACTTGATCCTTACATTTTGAAGCTGACGATTCATTTGTTAGAATTCTCTACTCACGAACAACCCGCTTTCTCTTCCGAACacgagaagaaagaagtcaatCAAGACATTGCTCATCTCGAGCATTAGTCCAATTCTGAGCCTTGTTACAGCAGCAGATATTAGATAGGGAATGGATGCAGATTTAATGGGTTTATAGGGTTAAGCAGTACATTTGTATAGGTACAATTGTGTAGATCAGCCTCACAGGTAGATACATAGATCACGAGCTATGCAAGGCGGTGACGATGGGAACTCATGGTAATCGTTAGTCAGCTTGGACAGATTAGAGCAGATCTTCGAGGAAGATGTACAAGCCCTTTTTGGGGATACTCCTGAACGAAGGTAGCGTGATTTAAGCAATACTTCATTCTAAGTAGAGCTCACGTCTTCATAGAGACGAGGGGGACTATAGGATAAATACCTCGAGAACGTCGTTCCCGTTACCATGTCAGAGTGCCACATTCAGCTGATAGTCAATGATTCCGTAAAATTCCGCTCGACGCGTTAACTGCAATTCTGAGAAAACACGCGAAGGACCGCACGGACCACCCACAAACATCCCAGCTGGTACTGCTACTGCTTTTCAACTTTAAttcatccaacatcatcttgtatacactctcttcttcatccttcaccttcaaaacCTATCCATACTCAACCCCAACACTCTTTTATACCTCTTTTAACGACCCATCCTTCCCTCCTCAACTGTAAACTTTAGacaagagtgagtgaaaaCCCGGATTTCACGTGAAAAGAATGTGTGTATATTGTGCTAATTATGGTTGTTCCTGATAACCTTCACCTTTCCTCGCGCTGATCATCCTTCCAAACAATCTCGTCTCCCAAATCTTGACCCTTTGCTCTCACCACTGCCAACTCACAAAATCCGCAAACTCCGATTCAATACCATactctcaccttctcccgCCCTACTCACTCTCTTATACCCTCCCTCTTCTTTCGTCACTTTCTTCTACTATCCACAATACATCATCCAACCCATACCTCGCTTCTTTTCGTCTCACTCTATTTCTACCCTGTCTGCAACATGGCTCGTTCAGTGCGTGAGATCGTCCACCTTCAAACTGGTCAATGTGGTAACCAAATCGGTGCCAAGTTCTGGTgagatcaatctctttaTCACATAccattcaagctgacaattcCACAGGGAGGTTGTCTCCGAGGAGCACGGTATCCAAGCCGATGGTTCTTACAAAGGTACCACTGATATCCAACTTGAACGAATCAACGTCTACTACAATGAGGCTGCTGCCGGCAAATACGTTCCCCGAGCCGTCCTCATTGATTTGGAGCCTGGAACTATGGACTCTATCAGAGGTGGTCCTTTAGGTAGCTTGTTCAGACCAGACAACTTGTAAGTGATCCATCTATATTTCCCTCTAAAAAGCAAAAGCTCACATCCATCATAGCGTCTTTGGTCAAAGCGGTGCTGGTAACAATTGGGCTAAGGGTCATTACACCGAGGGTGCCGAGCTCGTAGACTCTGTTCTCGATGTGGTTCGACGAGAGGCCGAAGGCTGTGACTGTCTTCAAGGTTTCCAAATCACCCACTCCCTTGGTGGTGGTACCGGTGCTGGTATGGGTACTCTCTTGATCTCCAAGATCCGAGAGGAGTTCCCCGACCGAATGATGTGTACCTTCTCCGTCGTTCCTTCTCCTAAGGCGAGTACATTCTGTCTAATCGACGATCGTTCCAATGCTGACTGAACGTGTGCACTCCAGGTCTCTGATACCGTTGTTGAACCTTACAACGCTACTCTTTCCGTCCACCAACTTGTTGAGAACTCAGACGAAACCTTCTGTATCGACAATGAAGCCCTTTACGATATCTGCATGCGAACCCTCAAGCTCTCCACCCCTACTTACGGTGACTTGAACCACCTTGTTTCCGTTGTCATGTCCGGTATCACCACTTGTCTTCGATTCCCCGGTCAACTTAACTCTGATTTACGAAAACTTGCCGTTAACATGGTTCCTTTCCCTCgtctccatttcttcatGGTTGGTTTCGCTCCTCTTACCGCTCGAGGTTCCGCCAGTTACCGAGCTGTCACCGTTCCCGAGCTCACTCAACAAATGTTCGACGCCAAGAACATGATGGCTGCTTCTGACCCTCGACACGGTGTAAGTCAAATGCTTTGTAAGCTGAGACAGAATAAAAGCTGACAGCGCCTTAGCGATACCTCACCGTTGCCTGT contains:
- a CDS encoding beta-tubulin encodes the protein MARSVREIVHLQTGQCGNQIGAKFWEVVSEEHGIQADGSYKGTTDIQLERINVYYNEAAAGKYVPRAVLIDLEPGTMDSIRGGPLGSLFRPDNFVFGQSGAGNNWAKGHYTEGAELVDSVLDVVRREAEGCDCLQGFQITHSLGGGTGAGMGTLLISKIREEFPDRMMCTFSVVPSPKVSDTVVEPYNATLSVHQLVENSDETFCIDNEALYDICMRTLKLSTPTYGDLNHLVSVVMSGITTCLRFPGQLNSDLRKLAVNMVPFPRLHFFMVGFAPLTARGSASYRAVTVPELTQQMFDAKNMMAASDPRHGRYLTVACYYRGKVSMKEVEDQIQLVQTKNSAYFVEWIPGNISAAQCDIPPRGLKMSSTFICNSTSIQSLFKRIGEQFSAMYRRKAFVHWYTGEGMDELEFSEAESNLQDLVSEYMQYQEAGTDDEIYGDEEIPLEEEEA